One part of the Entelurus aequoreus isolate RoL-2023_Sb linkage group LG05, RoL_Eaeq_v1.1, whole genome shotgun sequence genome encodes these proteins:
- the vps36 gene encoding vacuolar protein-sorting-associated protein 36: protein MDRFSWSNGLLEINETLVIQQRGVRLYDGDEKAKLDVGIVLLSTHHLIWRDAKNHECCISMPLSQIVFFEEQAAGIGKSAKIVIHLHPPPPNKEQGPYQHSKFPYIKLSFKEHGQIEFLRRLTEEMTQKRWENTPASQPISTGTASQSGRTRAVGIVGIERKIEERRKETDKNISEAFEDLSKLMVKAKEMVELSKSIANKIKDKQGDITEDETIRFKSYLLSMGIANPVTRETHGSGTHYHLQLAKQLGDMLQAPLEERGGMMALTEVYCMVNRARGMELLSPEDLLNACKMFESLSLPLRLRVFDSGVMVVQLQSHSEEEMIASALDNVSEKGSLTAEEFAKLLGLSVLLSKERLLLAEKMGHLCRDDSVEGLRFYSNLF from the exons ATGGATCGCTTTTCCTGGTCAAATGGCCTTTTAGAAATTAACGAGACGTTGGTGATACAACAACGAGGTGTCAGATTGTATGACGGAGACGAAAAG GCTAAACTGGACGTTGGAATTGTCCTATTGAGCACCCATCACTTGATTTGGAGGGACGCCAAAAATCAT GAATGCTGCATTTCAATGCCACTGTCGCAGATTGTCTTTTTTGAAGAACAGGCTGCGGGAATAGGGAAGAG TGCAAAAATTGTTATTCATCTGCACCCTCCACCACCCAACAAGGAGCAAGGTCCCTATCAACACAGCAAGTTTCCCTACATCAAGCTCTCCTTTAAAGAACATGGACAGATTGAG TTTTTGAGGAGGCTAACAGAGGAGATGACTCAGAAAAGATGGGAAAACACTCCTGCTTCTCAACCCATCTCAACAGGAACTGCCTCACAG TCAGGAAGGACGCGCGCAGTGGGGATTGTTGGCATTGAGCGTAAGATAGAGGAGAGGAGGAAAGAAACGGACAAAAACATCTCAGAG gcctttGAGGATCTGAGCAAGCTGATGGTAAAG GCCAAAGAGATGGTGGAGCTGTCCAAATCTATAGCAAACAAGATAAAAGACAAACAAGGGGACATAACAGAGGATGAG ACGATCCGCTTCAAGTCCTACCTGCTGAGCATGGGTATCGCCAACCCTGTCACCAGGGAAACCCACGGCTCTGGCACACATTACCACTTGCAGCTGGCTAAACAACTAGGAGATATGCTCCAGGCCCCTCTGGAG GAGCGTGGAGGCATGATGGCACTCACAGAGGTCTACTGTATGGTCAACAGAGCTCGAGGCATGGAG CTTTTATCCCCGGAGGATTTGTTGAATGCATGCAAGATGTTTGAATCCTTGTCGCTGCCATTGAG GCTACGTGTGTTTGACAGCGGCGTGATGGTGGTGCAGCTGCAGTCTCACAGCGAAGAGGAAATGATCGCCTCAGCGTTGGACAAT GTGTCAGAGAAAGGTTCTTTAACAGCAGAGGAGTTTGCAAAACTGTTGGGGCTATCAGTTCTTCTGTCTAAAGAGCG GTTGCTACTGGCTGAGAAGATGGGCCACCTGTGTCGAGACGATTCGGTAGAAGGTTTGAGGTTCTACTCAAACCTCTTTTGA
- the proser1 gene encoding proline and serine-rich protein 1 isoform X1, which produces MDKKSFDIVLDEIRKCVLTDQRLKAIEQVHGYFSSEQVMDILKYFSWAEPQVKAVKALQHKMVAIPTTKVSNILNCFTFSKDRLIVLELIALNISDAQNYRPVEDLFRIHLSEKKRARRILEQVCKVGCKAPVAMISSCGMIPGNPYPKGRPSLVAGTFPGIPPVKKEGEKKDDPASSMEGKGIASRIIGPFKPFPSRYNPHRPVPYPIPPCRPHATIAPSAYNNAGLVSVGGVITANVAPPPYRSTHKVAGYTKPGNHQNTTPGVNSGPLLIPHGSTPSTPLQPQASPAQPPPTTPITPVFPGMVPSHNTNAHSSSPAPSPSVIRSGPQTPTGHATPSSVTKAHTPSGTPCGTPVPGAGGIPSSPFRSVSRPGTPSTSRSGSDVLSQMNSMGSTQQRAFSQSTDHQAVTPFHSITSQAGKPSGSVIRSYTPNGTPSTTPGVPSCSNPGGPSPKPFHSHSAQTQAASGPRGVLTPEQQQQHRAALSRHTGGGGSGSNSPVPSAFKGTSRSGTPSVSPLVVPGSAQAALARSLGLVHPSGSPEVSLPSPVAITGLQALSASPGAPHYPGLSPYPSLSSALPPSSIPSSISAMPPSTNVSNPPSASIYPGLAPGAAPNATSAFGLGLTSAAAMFPGLPPGPSPAAYPGLGVSGGHGAGSPVLPSFIGLPGAAPSSVASVVPLQAAAAAAAAASPVLPGFASAFSSNFQPGLSSGLQAPACGGFPGLLSFTGVPGFSPSASPAALGGLHNPTMQPGLLQAHPTSALEGFAPQPNSFTNYPGPGTPFPLQPGLHPQLGWQ; this is translated from the exons ATGGACAAAAAGTCATTTGACATCGTGTTGGATGAAATTAGGAAG TGTGTCCTGACTGATCAACGCCTAAAAGCCATTGAGCAGGTTCATGGCTATTTCTCCAGTGAGCAG GTGATGGACATATTGAAATATTTCTCGTGGGCAGAACCCCAGGTTAAAGCAGTAAAAGCTCTTCAGCAT AAAATGGTCGCAATCCCCACAACAAAAGTGTCAAACATTCTGAATTGCTTCACCTTTTCAAAAGACAGACTGATCGTCTTGGAGCTGATTGCTTT GAACATTTCAGATGCTCAAAATTACCGCCCTGTGGAAGATTTGTTTCGCATTCACTTGTCAGAGAAGAAACGGGCTCGCAGGATCCTGGAACAG GTATGTAAAGTTGGTTGCAAGGCGCCTGTAGCCATGATCTCATCCTGCGGTATGATACCAGGAAATCCATACCCAAAAGGAAGACCCAGTCTAGTTGCTGGCACATTTCCG GGAATCCCCCCAGTTAAAAAAGAAGGAGAGAAGAAAGATGACCCAGCTAGCAGTATGGAGGGGAAAGGGATTGCCTCCCGAATAATTGGACCCTTCAAACCC TTTCCTTCAAGGTACAACCCACATCGCCCTGTGCCGTACCCCATCCCCCCCTGCAGACCTCACGCTACAATTGCGCCAA GTGCGTACAACAACGCAGGCCTTGTTTCAGTGGGTGGGGTCATAACGGCCAATGTGGCCCCTCCTCCCTACCGCTCAACGCACAAAGTAGCAG GCTATACCAAACCAGGCAACCACCAGAACACTACGCCAGGTGTCAACAGTGGGCCGCTGCTAATTCCTCACGGATCTACACCGTCCACCCCCCTCCAACCCCAGGCTTCCCCCGCCCAGCCACCTCCCACAACTCCCATCACACCTGTTTTCCCTGGCATGGTGCCCTCTCACAACACCAATGCCCACTCTTCGTCCCCGGCACCATCTCCATCCGTCATCAGATCAGGTCCTCAGACCCCCACCGGCCACGCCACACCATCCTCTGTCACCAAAGCCCATACACCCTCAGGAACCCCTTGTGGAACTCCTGTTCCTGGTGCCGGGGGCATCCCTTCGTCCCCTTTCCGGTCTGTTTCCCGACCAGGCACCCCTTCCACCTCCCGCAGCGGTTCTGATGTCCTGTCTCAGATGAACTCCATGGGATCCACTCAGCAGAGAGCTTTCTCCCAGTCTACCGACCATCAGGCAGTAACTCCCTTTCATAGCATAACCTCACAAGCAGGTAAACCCTCCGGCTCTGTGATTCGTAGCTACACCCCCAATGGAACGCCGTCTACCACCCCAGGTGTTCCAAGTTGTTCCAACCCAGGCGGCCCTAGCCCCAAACCCTTCCATTCCCATTCTGCCCAGACTCAGGCTGCCAGTGGCCCACGCGGAGTCCTTACGcccgagcagcagcagcagcaccgtGCGGCTCTCAGCAGACACACAGGAGGTGGAGGTAGTGGCAGTAACAGTCCCGTGCCTTCTGCTTTCAAGGGGACGTCTCGTTCTGGAACGCCATCTGTGAGCCCTCTGGTGGTACCTGGATCGGCGCAGGCTGCCTTAGCACGTTCTTTAGGGCTGGTACATCCCTCAGGCTCTCCTGAAGTCTCCCTCCCCAGTCCTGTTGCCATCACCGGCCTCCAGGCATTGTCAGCCAGCCCAGGAGCACCTCACTATCCTGGCCTGTCCCCTTACCCCTCTCTGTCTTCCGCCCTCCCTCCGAGCTCCATCCCCTCATCAATATCCGCTATGCCGCCTTCGACCAACGTCTCTAACCCCCCGTCAGCTTCCATCTACCCCGGCCTGGCTCCCGGTGCGGCACCTAATGCAACCTCTGCTTTCGGCTTAGGCCTCACGTCCGCTGCCGCTATGTTCCCAGGCCTGCCGCCTGGTCCAAGCCCTGCTGCTTACCCAGGTTTGGGTGTTTCAGGAGGCCACGGTGCAGGGAGCCCAGTGTTGCCTTCTTTCATAGGACTACCAGGAGCGGCACCGTCATCTGTTGCGTCTGTGGTACCACTGCAGGCGGCCGCTGCGGCAGCAGCAGCCGCATCACCGGTTTTACCCGGTTTTGCTTCCGCCTTCAGCTCCAATTTCCAGCCTGG GTTGAGCAGTGGCCTCCAGGCTCCGGCATGCGGCGGGTTCCCCGGGTTGCTGTCCTTTACGGGCGTCCCCGGCTTCTCTCCTTCTGCCTCCCCTGCTGCTCTCGGTGGTCTACACAATCCAACAATGCAACCTGGTCTGctgcag GCTCATCCCACGTCTGCTTTGGAAGGCTTCGCTCCTCAGCCCAACTCTTTCACCAACTACCCAGGCCCAGGAACCCCCTTCCCCCTCCAACCAGGCCTGCACCCCCAGCTGGGTTGGCAGTGA
- the proser1 gene encoding proline and serine-rich protein 1 isoform X2: MDKKSFDIVLDEIRKCVLTDQRLKAIEQVHGYFSSEQVMDILKYFSWAEPQVKAVKALQHKMVAIPTTKVSNILNCFTFSKDRLIVLELIALNISDAQNYRPVEDLFRIHLSEKKRARRILEQVCKVGCKAPVAMISSCGMIPGNPYPKGRPSLVAGTFPGIPPVKKEGEKKDDPASSMEGKGIASRIIGPFKPFPSRYNPHRPVPYPIPPCRPHATIAPSYTKPGNHQNTTPGVNSGPLLIPHGSTPSTPLQPQASPAQPPPTTPITPVFPGMVPSHNTNAHSSSPAPSPSVIRSGPQTPTGHATPSSVTKAHTPSGTPCGTPVPGAGGIPSSPFRSVSRPGTPSTSRSGSDVLSQMNSMGSTQQRAFSQSTDHQAVTPFHSITSQAGKPSGSVIRSYTPNGTPSTTPGVPSCSNPGGPSPKPFHSHSAQTQAASGPRGVLTPEQQQQHRAALSRHTGGGGSGSNSPVPSAFKGTSRSGTPSVSPLVVPGSAQAALARSLGLVHPSGSPEVSLPSPVAITGLQALSASPGAPHYPGLSPYPSLSSALPPSSIPSSISAMPPSTNVSNPPSASIYPGLAPGAAPNATSAFGLGLTSAAAMFPGLPPGPSPAAYPGLGVSGGHGAGSPVLPSFIGLPGAAPSSVASVVPLQAAAAAAAAASPVLPGFASAFSSNFQPGLSSGLQAPACGGFPGLLSFTGVPGFSPSASPAALGGLHNPTMQPGLLQAHPTSALEGFAPQPNSFTNYPGPGTPFPLQPGLHPQLGWQ, translated from the exons ATGGACAAAAAGTCATTTGACATCGTGTTGGATGAAATTAGGAAG TGTGTCCTGACTGATCAACGCCTAAAAGCCATTGAGCAGGTTCATGGCTATTTCTCCAGTGAGCAG GTGATGGACATATTGAAATATTTCTCGTGGGCAGAACCCCAGGTTAAAGCAGTAAAAGCTCTTCAGCAT AAAATGGTCGCAATCCCCACAACAAAAGTGTCAAACATTCTGAATTGCTTCACCTTTTCAAAAGACAGACTGATCGTCTTGGAGCTGATTGCTTT GAACATTTCAGATGCTCAAAATTACCGCCCTGTGGAAGATTTGTTTCGCATTCACTTGTCAGAGAAGAAACGGGCTCGCAGGATCCTGGAACAG GTATGTAAAGTTGGTTGCAAGGCGCCTGTAGCCATGATCTCATCCTGCGGTATGATACCAGGAAATCCATACCCAAAAGGAAGACCCAGTCTAGTTGCTGGCACATTTCCG GGAATCCCCCCAGTTAAAAAAGAAGGAGAGAAGAAAGATGACCCAGCTAGCAGTATGGAGGGGAAAGGGATTGCCTCCCGAATAATTGGACCCTTCAAACCC TTTCCTTCAAGGTACAACCCACATCGCCCTGTGCCGTACCCCATCCCCCCCTGCAGACCTCACGCTACAATTGCGCCAA GCTATACCAAACCAGGCAACCACCAGAACACTACGCCAGGTGTCAACAGTGGGCCGCTGCTAATTCCTCACGGATCTACACCGTCCACCCCCCTCCAACCCCAGGCTTCCCCCGCCCAGCCACCTCCCACAACTCCCATCACACCTGTTTTCCCTGGCATGGTGCCCTCTCACAACACCAATGCCCACTCTTCGTCCCCGGCACCATCTCCATCCGTCATCAGATCAGGTCCTCAGACCCCCACCGGCCACGCCACACCATCCTCTGTCACCAAAGCCCATACACCCTCAGGAACCCCTTGTGGAACTCCTGTTCCTGGTGCCGGGGGCATCCCTTCGTCCCCTTTCCGGTCTGTTTCCCGACCAGGCACCCCTTCCACCTCCCGCAGCGGTTCTGATGTCCTGTCTCAGATGAACTCCATGGGATCCACTCAGCAGAGAGCTTTCTCCCAGTCTACCGACCATCAGGCAGTAACTCCCTTTCATAGCATAACCTCACAAGCAGGTAAACCCTCCGGCTCTGTGATTCGTAGCTACACCCCCAATGGAACGCCGTCTACCACCCCAGGTGTTCCAAGTTGTTCCAACCCAGGCGGCCCTAGCCCCAAACCCTTCCATTCCCATTCTGCCCAGACTCAGGCTGCCAGTGGCCCACGCGGAGTCCTTACGcccgagcagcagcagcagcaccgtGCGGCTCTCAGCAGACACACAGGAGGTGGAGGTAGTGGCAGTAACAGTCCCGTGCCTTCTGCTTTCAAGGGGACGTCTCGTTCTGGAACGCCATCTGTGAGCCCTCTGGTGGTACCTGGATCGGCGCAGGCTGCCTTAGCACGTTCTTTAGGGCTGGTACATCCCTCAGGCTCTCCTGAAGTCTCCCTCCCCAGTCCTGTTGCCATCACCGGCCTCCAGGCATTGTCAGCCAGCCCAGGAGCACCTCACTATCCTGGCCTGTCCCCTTACCCCTCTCTGTCTTCCGCCCTCCCTCCGAGCTCCATCCCCTCATCAATATCCGCTATGCCGCCTTCGACCAACGTCTCTAACCCCCCGTCAGCTTCCATCTACCCCGGCCTGGCTCCCGGTGCGGCACCTAATGCAACCTCTGCTTTCGGCTTAGGCCTCACGTCCGCTGCCGCTATGTTCCCAGGCCTGCCGCCTGGTCCAAGCCCTGCTGCTTACCCAGGTTTGGGTGTTTCAGGAGGCCACGGTGCAGGGAGCCCAGTGTTGCCTTCTTTCATAGGACTACCAGGAGCGGCACCGTCATCTGTTGCGTCTGTGGTACCACTGCAGGCGGCCGCTGCGGCAGCAGCAGCCGCATCACCGGTTTTACCCGGTTTTGCTTCCGCCTTCAGCTCCAATTTCCAGCCTGG GTTGAGCAGTGGCCTCCAGGCTCCGGCATGCGGCGGGTTCCCCGGGTTGCTGTCCTTTACGGGCGTCCCCGGCTTCTCTCCTTCTGCCTCCCCTGCTGCTCTCGGTGGTCTACACAATCCAACAATGCAACCTGGTCTGctgcag GCTCATCCCACGTCTGCTTTGGAAGGCTTCGCTCCTCAGCCCAACTCTTTCACCAACTACCCAGGCCCAGGAACCCCCTTCCCCCTCCAACCAGGCCTGCACCCCCAGCTGGGTTGGCAGTGA
- the proser1 gene encoding proline and serine-rich protein 1 isoform X3 — MDKKSFDIVLDEIRKCVLTDQRLKAIEQVHGYFSSEQVMDILKYFSWAEPQVKAVKALQHKMVAIPTTKVSNILNCFTFSKDRLIVLELIALNISDAQNYRPVEDLFRIHLSEKKRARRILEQVCKVGCKAPVAMISSCGMIPGNPYPKGRPSLVAGTFPGIPPVKKEGEKKDDPASSMEGKGIASRIIGPFKPFPSRYNPHRPVPYPIPPCRPHATIAPSAYNNAGLVSVGGVITANVAPPPYRSTHKVAGYTKPGNHQNTTPGVNSGPLLIPHGSTPSTPLQPQASPAQPPPTTPITPVFPGMVPSHNTNAHSSSPAPSPSVIRSGPQTPTGHATPSSVTKAHTPSGTPCGTPVPGAGGIPSSPFRSVSRPGTPSTSRSGSDVLSQMNSMGSTQQRAFSQSTDHQAVTPFHSITSQAGLTSAAAMFPGLPPGPSPAAYPGLGVSGGHGAGSPVLPSFIGLPGAAPSSVASVVPLQAAAAAAAAASPVLPGFASAFSSNFQPGLSSGLQAPACGGFPGLLSFTGVPGFSPSASPAALGGLHNPTMQPGLLQAHPTSALEGFAPQPNSFTNYPGPGTPFPLQPGLHPQLGWQ, encoded by the exons ATGGACAAAAAGTCATTTGACATCGTGTTGGATGAAATTAGGAAG TGTGTCCTGACTGATCAACGCCTAAAAGCCATTGAGCAGGTTCATGGCTATTTCTCCAGTGAGCAG GTGATGGACATATTGAAATATTTCTCGTGGGCAGAACCCCAGGTTAAAGCAGTAAAAGCTCTTCAGCAT AAAATGGTCGCAATCCCCACAACAAAAGTGTCAAACATTCTGAATTGCTTCACCTTTTCAAAAGACAGACTGATCGTCTTGGAGCTGATTGCTTT GAACATTTCAGATGCTCAAAATTACCGCCCTGTGGAAGATTTGTTTCGCATTCACTTGTCAGAGAAGAAACGGGCTCGCAGGATCCTGGAACAG GTATGTAAAGTTGGTTGCAAGGCGCCTGTAGCCATGATCTCATCCTGCGGTATGATACCAGGAAATCCATACCCAAAAGGAAGACCCAGTCTAGTTGCTGGCACATTTCCG GGAATCCCCCCAGTTAAAAAAGAAGGAGAGAAGAAAGATGACCCAGCTAGCAGTATGGAGGGGAAAGGGATTGCCTCCCGAATAATTGGACCCTTCAAACCC TTTCCTTCAAGGTACAACCCACATCGCCCTGTGCCGTACCCCATCCCCCCCTGCAGACCTCACGCTACAATTGCGCCAA GTGCGTACAACAACGCAGGCCTTGTTTCAGTGGGTGGGGTCATAACGGCCAATGTGGCCCCTCCTCCCTACCGCTCAACGCACAAAGTAGCAG GCTATACCAAACCAGGCAACCACCAGAACACTACGCCAGGTGTCAACAGTGGGCCGCTGCTAATTCCTCACGGATCTACACCGTCCACCCCCCTCCAACCCCAGGCTTCCCCCGCCCAGCCACCTCCCACAACTCCCATCACACCTGTTTTCCCTGGCATGGTGCCCTCTCACAACACCAATGCCCACTCTTCGTCCCCGGCACCATCTCCATCCGTCATCAGATCAGGTCCTCAGACCCCCACCGGCCACGCCACACCATCCTCTGTCACCAAAGCCCATACACCCTCAGGAACCCCTTGTGGAACTCCTGTTCCTGGTGCCGGGGGCATCCCTTCGTCCCCTTTCCGGTCTGTTTCCCGACCAGGCACCCCTTCCACCTCCCGCAGCGGTTCTGATGTCCTGTCTCAGATGAACTCCATGGGATCCACTCAGCAGAGAGCTTTCTCCCAGTCTACCGACCATCAGGCAGTAACTCCCTTTCATAGCATAACCTCACAAGCAG GCCTCACGTCCGCTGCCGCTATGTTCCCAGGCCTGCCGCCTGGTCCAAGCCCTGCTGCTTACCCAGGTTTGGGTGTTTCAGGAGGCCACGGTGCAGGGAGCCCAGTGTTGCCTTCTTTCATAGGACTACCAGGAGCGGCACCGTCATCTGTTGCGTCTGTGGTACCACTGCAGGCGGCCGCTGCGGCAGCAGCAGCCGCATCACCGGTTTTACCCGGTTTTGCTTCCGCCTTCAGCTCCAATTTCCAGCCTGG GTTGAGCAGTGGCCTCCAGGCTCCGGCATGCGGCGGGTTCCCCGGGTTGCTGTCCTTTACGGGCGTCCCCGGCTTCTCTCCTTCTGCCTCCCCTGCTGCTCTCGGTGGTCTACACAATCCAACAATGCAACCTGGTCTGctgcag GCTCATCCCACGTCTGCTTTGGAAGGCTTCGCTCCTCAGCCCAACTCTTTCACCAACTACCCAGGCCCAGGAACCCCCTTCCCCCTCCAACCAGGCCTGCACCCCCAGCTGGGTTGGCAGTGA